GGAAGGGTATTAGTCCAGGTGAAAACAGTTCCCGGGACCGAGCCATTGAAAATTACGGGTAGAGATAATGAACCATTGCAGAGTACCTGGTCAACAGGATCAGTGACCACCGGAATAGGATTTATCGTCACTAAAAGATCATCAGAGATATCGGGGCATGGTGCAGCATTGGTTGTAGTAAGCGTAAGAGTCACAGTTCCTAAGGTGATATCAGCAATTCCAGGGACATATTCAGCATCAATAGTCGCAGGATCCGGCAAAAAGGTTCCATCTCCGCTACTGGACCAAAGGCCTGTGGTTGTTCCGCCGTTAATGGTTCCGTCGAGCAATACAGATGCGCCTTCACAGATAACCTGATCAGGCCCCGCATCAGCAAAAGGTGATAAGATATGAATGGTAATCTGGTCAGTAACCTGTGTTCCAAGGCATCCTCCTGTCCCAAAGGCTGTCAGGGTGAGAACAACCATCTGCGAACTAATGTCTTCTGGTGCTAAAATATAAGTGGAGATCAGATTATTCGGATCAGAGAAAGTCCCGGTGGATGAGCTCGTCCAGCTTACCGATGAGTAGTTTGTAGCAGTTCCGGTTAAAGGAACAGAAAATGGTGGTGTATTACAAATGGTCATATCAGTTGGTCCTGCGTCAACAGTGGGCCCAAGGTCAATAATGACAACACCATTCATTAAAGTATCACAGCCAAAACTATTAGTAGCTTTAACCGTATAATTTCCAACTGGTTGTGGTGTTGGGAACCAGAATGGACCTGCTACTGCTGGAATATAGATTTCAGGAGGAGTCAGGCTGCTGCCATCTTCATGAATAAGTTCGTAAGTTGTATTCAATTCTGACCCGCTTAGGCCGATGGTTGTGCTTATGCAGTTGATTCCCTGGTGCAGCACATCAAAAATGCCGGGGTTGGGATGAATGACCACATCGCCATCCATTAAGGTCGGGCAGTCAGGAATTGTAGTCAGAGTGGCTTCAATAGTGTAAGTACCCGGAGTGTGAAAATAACCCCAATACAATGGATCCCTGTGCAGGGCAGAGGAATAGGTCCACTTGGAGTGTTAAGGGTATAAATAACACCTGTTTGAGAACTACTCAGCCATATTTCCTCATCACCCGGACAAATATCATTTACAGGATTCATAGTATATACCTGGGGACGAAGAGATATTGTAACATCTCCAAGCATATCATTTGTACAGGTAGTAGTTGGGTTTAACGCAGTGATAGAGTAGGTGCCGGGTTGGTTCTGGAATCCAAAGCTCAGTTGGTTTCCTGTGCCCGGAAGGGTTATTAATACTGAACCTCCGTTACTAAGGGTATAATTAACACCAATCTCCGAATCTTCCAGGAGAATCTCTGTTCCTATTGCCTGATCAACACAATAAATGTTACCGGTAGGATAAATCCAGTATTGTGTTGGATTGGGTAAAATAGTAACAGTACCAAACATTTGAGCAGTGCAGATATGGTTCTGATCAAATGCTATAATTACATATGTCCCGGGAGCATCGGAGGTGCCAAATACAAGTGCAGAACCTGTACCGGTTTGTATCGTGAAATCAGGTGATGGCGTGGGATATGGAATTCCGTTTATATCAAGCAAGTGAACTTCATAGGTATAACCGACTTGTGAATCATCCAGTCCTATGGTTGTCAGGCCGCATATATTAGGACCCTGAGGAGAGATATTATAAGGCTCAGGATTTGGCCACAGAACTTTCGTGTCAGTGAAATATATATCACATCCGGTGAAAAGATGAATTGCATGAATAAAATAGGTTCCGGCTACAGTCTGAATTCCAAAAGGAATAGGAAGTCCAGTTCCCGGATAGGTGCCTATGTAAATCGGGCTGCCGGTTGCAAGAGGAGTACACCAGAGTTCATATGAAACACCTGTTTCAGAATCCTGCAATCCAAATGAATCCCCGGCACATTGTGGCCCGGCGGGATCGAATAAAAACTCCAGGGGACTTGCATTGATCAAAATACTTCCCTGGATATTTGACCAGCAACTGGTAATGATATTTGTAGCTAGGATGGTATATACACCCGGATTCGACTGAGGTCCGAAATTCAGGGGACCAGGTCCGGAGAGTATATTCCCGGTTGGAATACCATTCCAAATAAGTTCATAATTTACATTGGATTCACTGAAATTCAAAGTGATCAGATCACCAGGGCAGTTGCCGGTGGAACCTATCAGATAATTGGAAATTGGATTCGGGTTTACTACAAGGTTACAGGAGCCTGGCATCAAAACAACCTGGCCATTGCTTGTATTTGTCGCCTGAACCGTATAGGATCCTCCAGCTGTAATCCCATTCCACGTGAGCTGTGATCCTGTTCCGGGTAACAAAGTGGATGGATCCGGTATTCCATCCAGCACCAACACATAATCTACCCCGATATCGGAACCGGATAATGAAACAAAGGTGGATAGGCCTTCGCAGATAGGGCCACCACAGCTCACATTATAGATGGTCGGTGCAAGGTTTACATTAATCTGGTAAAGAAATTGGTTCCCAGGCATCCACCTAATGCCTGCATTGGCGGTATAAATAATCGTACAACTTGAAGGACCGCCAGAAGCCACATCTAAGCTGAGAATCTATCAAAGACCTACCGGAAGGGTATGAAAGTAAGTGTTCAGCGGACAGGTGTTATTGGAAACCGACCATTGGTAATTGACACCGGTAACATCTGAAGTGAAAACAATCGGTGTTGTAGAATTACCTGAAACCACAGTTTGCTGATTGACTGGGTTTGTTATATGAGCCACCGGGTTCACATAAACAGTGAATGGGAATGACGACCCCACACATAAAGTTGTACCAGGCCCTTGTGGAGTAATGGTATAAACTAAACTGTGCAGACTTGTACAACTATTTACCAGCATGTCGTTCACGATACCATTTCCAGCAAGAAGATTCCCCGAGATACATCCGGAAGGATCATTCGGAGAAGTCCATGAATAGGTTGTGCCAGCTACTGTTGAAGTGGGTGTATAATTGATAAAATCATTTGAACAGATGTATTTTTCATTTACACTTGAAATTGAAGGTATTTCATTCACATCAACAATGATTTCATTGCTGAGTAACTCACATGGTGTTGAATAAACAGTTCTTCTGTAATGAGTTGTTTGGTTAAGTGCAGGTGGCGTATAATCTGGAGAATTATTTGTCCCGGAGGCCGGAGTCCAGGTAGAAAACGGTGTTACACTCTGTTCCCAGAGGTAGGTATAACTGCCACTACCCTGTGTTGGAGGAGTGCCAATGATCGCAGCAGGGGTTGCCCCATTGCAGATTGCTGGCACACCAGTAATGGAATTATTCTGTATTCCAGGTAAGACAGTGAAAGTAATTACATTGGATTCATCTGTGCAATTTCCTGATTTAACCTGTCTTCTGAAACTGGTTGGACTCACAGTTAAAACCGGGCCCGAAGTAAGGTTTTGAGAGACTTGTCCGGGAATTGCCACCCAACCTGAACCCTCATCTTTAAACCATTGAAACTGGTAATTTCCAACTCCCTCACCACCAGAAGGCGGAGTACCGGTGATGGACCCGGCAAAGGTCATTCCTGAGCAAATGGTTGAATTGCCTGTGAAAGAGACAATATTATTATCGATGGTTTGAGTAACATGGACAATTAAATCCAAAGAAGTTGTAATTCCGCATTCATTCTCAACATCCACACTGAGTTGGTAATTTTGTGTAAGGTCGTTAGGGAAAAAAATGGAGGGGAAAGGGTCGGTATCGTTAAATGCCGGAACAGCAGGTGTAACGGTCCATTGGTAGCCGGTAATAGTTCCGTAATTGGCATCATAAACAATGTCAGCATTTGTAAGGGTAACCTGTCCCGGGCCACATAATGGAAATGGGGTGGTGGGAATTACTGTTACAATCGGAGCCCCTTTAATAGTAAGGATATAGGGGTCAGAAAGGTCTTCATAACAGAAGTTTACACCCGATATGATCCTGGCACTGAGTTGTATTGTATAGATCCCTTCCTGGAAAAACTGAAACTGTGGTTCGTCACTGGTGGCATCGGTTCCACCTAAAAAGGTATAACCACTATTGGGGCTAACTACCCATAAAAATTCAGGTTCGGAGCAGCTGGCAGTAGTGGTACTGGTGTTGTTAGGGACAAATTCGTAAGGGGCGCAGGCACTATTGCTGGCACTGGGAACTGTAAAGGAAGCTGTAGGGATATCCTGAACACATACCGTTCTGGTTACCACATCCTCTCCGCAATTTGCTGGGAAGCTTTCTGCAGTGTGTGCTCCCAGGGTAACTGTATATTCGCCTGTTGCAGTGTAGGTATATGTTGGGTTTTCAAGGGTGGAGGTGCCAATTCCATCGCCAAAGTCCCAATCATAATTGGTTATGGTAATGGGAATATTTCCATTGATGAAGCATCCTACATTGGTTTGGTTCGAAAATGTATGAGGAACGTTCACACATAAGATGATCGGATCCAGTGGAAATTCAATCAGGTCAAAGCTTGCATTAGCTTTTTCTGAAACTTTTATCCCACCTAGACTTGGAGTTACAGAACCGCAATCGTTTAAAATAATACCAGTGAACTCATAGGAATTGGTGACATTTCCGGATGCATTGGTCAAACCGCAGGAAGGATTCGTATATGTGTGCGGGAAATGAATTCTCCCAGTAATTGGATCAATTGGAGGAAGTGTGGCCTGAGTGTAATCCTCAAATTGTCCATCCCCATAATCAAAATGATAGGTAGTGCCCGGAGTATTAGGAGGATTCGGGGGAATAAATTTATAGATTACTGTAAAATCTGCACAACCTTCTGTTTCACCTGGTTCAACATATATACCTCCACCTGGTTGAGAACCATTGAAAACATTGTACTGTTTAACATCTTCACAACCATCCAGACCAACTACAGTAATAGTCAGTACAGATGATCCCTTCAGAGGATAGGAGTGAGATGCAGTAGAACCATAGCCCCAACTGGAAAGATAGTTTTCAACCGGACTTCCGTCGCCCCAATCAATAGAATAGCTGGCGTTTAGTGCTGGAGTGGTGGTTGTATTCATAACAGTTAGGTCAAAAACAGCCGTTGGATTTGGATCACAATTTGACCAGGTAGGAACAGGTGTTGGAGTAAGAGATGCATTTGGCCGCTGTTGCACAGATATGGTATTTGAAATAGTCCCGACACAGCCAAAAGCATCCGTCACATTCAAGGACACCAGGAAAGGTTGTGTTCCATTACCATAGGCAGTGAATTGATGATCAGGGTCTTCAACAGTGGATGTGCCATCAGTGAAATCCCAGTCATATTGAAAGGGTGCAGTCCCGATTGTAGTGGTTGAATTGAAATGCACAGTCCCGCAATCAGGGGCTGGGAATGATGTAGATGTAAAGGAAACAACAGGAAGTGGTTTTTCGGCAATTATCGCATTTCCGTTCATGTTTTTGTAGCAGTCACTTCGCCGGGCTTTAATGGTATAGGTGCCGGTGGTATAAATGCCAAAATTTAATGCACTTCCATTTCCATTCATTGAAAAAACCGGGGTGGATCCCCCGTTCAGAAAAAGATCATAAATTACACCGACCTGGCTTCCGCTTAATCCTACCGGCAGGCCGGTTCCACCAGCACAATAGTCGCCACCCCCTGTAACATTATAAGTGGTTTCAGGATATGCAACTACAGTTATTAAAAGTGTATTAAAAGTATTACCATTGGTATCTCTAAGGCGGTATTGCCCGGCTGTGCGATTGCCTGTAAAATAAACAATTCCGCCATTTCCGGAAATTGTGGTGATGGTAACCCATGAACCTGTATTCTGCTGCAATTGGTAAGTAGTGCCATTTACCGAATTGAGAACCCCAAGGATAACACCTGTTCCTCCTGCGCAGTAACTGGTGCCTGGGTCTGCAAAAAGTGATGGGGGCTGAGCCATCAGAACTTTACCGGAAAGAGAAAATGAGGTCAGCAGCAGGAGGTAGAGGATTCTTTTCATAGCAAATGAAAAATTACATCAATGTGTTTACACTGTACTATAGAAAAAACACTTGGAACTTAGAAGTCAGAATGTTATTCCTGGGAATTGCCGGAATAACACAC
The DNA window shown above is from Bacteroidales bacterium and carries:
- a CDS encoding PKD domain-containing protein, with the protein product MKRILYLLLLTSFSLSGKVLMAQPPSLFADPGTSYCAGGTGVILGVLNSVNGTTYQLQQNTGSWVTITTISGNGGIVYFTGNRTAGQYRLRDTNGNTFNTLLITVVAYPETTYNVTGGGDYCAGGTGLPVGLSGSQVGVIYDLFLNGGSTPVFSMNGNGSALNFGIYTTGTYTIKARRSDCYKNMNGNAIIAEKPLPVVSFTSTSFPAPDCGTVHFNSTTTIGTAPFQYDWDFTDGTSTVEDPDHQFTAYGNGTQPFLVSLNVTDAFGCVGTISNTISVQQRPNASLTPTPVPTWSNCDPNPTAVFDLTVMNTTTTPALNASYSIDWGDGSPVENYLSSWGYGSTASHSYPLKGSSVLTITVVGLDGCEDVKQYNVFNGSQPGGGIYVEPGETEGCADFTVIYKFIPPNPPNTPGTTYHFDYGDGQFEDYTQATLPPIDPITGRIHFPHTYTNPSCGLTNASGNVTNSYEFTGIILNDCGSVTPSLGGIKVSEKANASFDLIEFPLDPIILCVNVPHTFSNQTNVGCFINGNIPITITNYDWDFGDGIGTSTLENPTYTYTATGEYTVTLGAHTAESFPANCGEDVVTRTVCVQDIPTASFTVPSASNSACAPYEFVPNNTSTTTASCSEPEFLWVVSPNSGYTFLGGTDATSDEPQFQFFQEGIYTIQLSARIISGVNFCYEDLSDPYILTIKGAPIVTVIPTTPFPLCGPGQVTLTNADIVYDANYGTITGYQWTVTPAVPAFNDTDPFPSIFFPNDLTQNYQLSVDVENECGITTSLDLIVHVTQTIDNNIVSFTGNSTICSGMTFAGSITGTPPSGGEGVGNYQFQWFKDEGSGWVAIPGQVSQNLTSGPVLTVSPTSFRRQVKSGNCTDESNVITFTVLPGIQNNSITGVPAICNGATPAAIIGTPPTQGSGSYTYLWEQSVTPFSTWTPASGTNNSPDYTPPALNQTTHYRRTVYSTPCELLSNEIIVDVNEIPSISSVNEKYICSNDFINYTPTSTVAGTTYSWTSPNDPSGCISGNLLAGNGIVNDMLVNSCTSLHSLVYTITPQGPGTTLCVGSSFPFTVYVNPVAHITNPVNQQTVVSGNSTTPIVFTSDVTGVNYQWSVSNNTCPLNTYFHTLPVGL